Within the Panulirus ornatus isolate Po-2019 chromosome 35, ASM3632096v1, whole genome shotgun sequence genome, the region TGTGGAAGATCCACCTAATCATGAGCCACAAAACAATGTAGGGAATATATTCCAAAGACATACACTatacaggtattcaagacctcagtgtagtcataacccttatgttagtagacaggagagaccaccaatgaaatgtttgggatgtgtAGAATTTGGTCATGctaaatatcagtgtcaaaaatcCCCAAATACAATAGGGTTAACTGTTGCTAGGGAACAGAGACAGGATAAGAAGTAATGCGTATAATGTGAATAAACCAAAATCTGCAATCCATGCgccatatattactgaaggaaaggttggaattaaaggtagtcctgagaagaaaTTTTAATGTTAAGAGATACTGGAGTGAcagagtttaattctgaaagGTGTATTAGAGTGGAAaaaggagtcttactctggggAAAAATAAATATGAGTGTTATTGTTAGGCAAGCCTATCCCGCTGCATTATATTAATCTTGAGAGTGGTTTTGTGAGTGGCCGTGTGAAGAATTTCCTATGCTTGGAGTACACATGCTATTGGGAAATAATTTGACTGACAAATTAGTCTCAGAACGTATtatgagcagtaatccatttgatgtGGATACTCttgtaaaggtgaaccacatgacagattAAACTAtagagaatcagactgatagtaatgtacagtgttgtgaaatggtttatCCAGCTTGcgttgtgaccaggtcaatgttGAAGAGAGAAGTTGAATGTGATTTACATCAATTATTTAATAATGAGTATATAACTGGAGATAATAAGTAGaatttggaaatgagaagagcactATGGAATTGAAAATTGATGTATTTTCAgatttgttgtggatgaggaagaaTTGACAAAGTTACTGAaagggtgatgagagtttgaaagaatgttggggtaaagctGCTAGAAatgagagtgagagtgatgtgtcagttggattttatgtacaatatggtgtgttaatgagaaagtGGAGGCCTGCTTATGTTCCAACATCTGGTCACTGGGAGGTCAGAAAGCTGATTCTAGTTCCAAAGAATTATGTGGTACATGTTATCAATTTATCTCAgagttcttgtttgtctggacatttgggagttaggaaggCAAATGATAGTTTATTGACTCATTTTATTCgccaaatatgaaaaaagatgtatTCCATTAattgtaagacttgtgaattatgtcaaAGAGTATGTAAACTcaaccagactatacagccagcaTCATTGCAGCCAATTCTGTTTTTTGTgaaccttttagcaaaattgtaattgATTGTGTATGTCCTCTACCAAAAACacgtaaaggaaatcagtattcatcgacaataatgtgtgcatctaccagatttccacAAGCATTACCTTTACATAGCATACATTCTAAGAAGAAATATTGTAAGAGAattagtgaaatatttctccttgGTGGGTATCCCTAAAATCATACAGTCAGATCAaggaagtaatttcacttcaggaataTTTTATGAAATTATTAAAGGGGTTACACGTAACGCATAAAGATGTCAAGTGCTTGTCACCCAATGagccaaggagttgtggagaTTCCATtagactttgaaaaatactttaaGAATGTATTGTGACGGATTATCAGTAGACTGGGGTGAAGGGTCTACCTTTAGCATTGTCTACCGTCAGAGATACAATACAAGAGTCTACAGGTTATAATCCATTTGAGTTAGTGcatggacatgaaataagaggtccattgagtattttgaaagagaaGTGGATAGGGAAGAGTGATTCTCcggattattgaagtatgtatcaaGTTTTAACAACAAATTGTGTAGGGCTTGAGAGATCGCTGCAGTaaatttcaaaaagtgtcaagaagatatgaaagTATGGCATGACAAAAAATCTAGGAGCagagttcaaaccaggtgatcgagtgttggtattattgccttagacaggaaatcctctgagagcaagattttatggtccctgggttattgagaaaagagtggatgatttgGACTACATTATAAATACTCCAGAAAGACGCAAGCCAAGCCAGTTGTGCTAAGCATGAAAAAaaccttatcatgatagaaattctgcaaaggaAGATGAGGTTGAATATGTGTATTGTGCATgagttatgtctgatgatgcagaggatgtggatggaagtgaaGACAAACTTTAAAAGATCGGATGAGTTAGTTAATTTGAAAATGAAtcttgatcatttagaaactgcGAGAAAGAAGTgatgagatcatacaaataatgaacGAGTTTAGGTGTTTGTATTTTGATGATCCTAGGAGAACCGATGTATTACAGTGAAtcctagaatgagagagagagagagagagagagagaatgagaaaataagtacagaaaggaaaataagATCACCAAAGCTGATTCGTAACCTAttccaagagtggatgtttgtattgatcagatagGGGATGCTAAATTTGTAAGTTAGTTTTTtattgaaagggtattgggaagtacctttgactgaaagagcaaagaaatttctgcatttgtaactatggatggtttgtatcagtataaagtgtCGCCCTTTGGTATGAAAAATAGTGGAAGTACTATCCAAAGATAagtaaatcaagtattgtgtgatgttaaagattgttctgtTTATATAAATGATATAGTTTTGTATTTAAAAAAAACTATAAGAGTGAATTTGCTAGATCAACTGTAGAATATCTAGTTTATGCTGTTGGATAGGAATGTGTCATACACATTAATGCTAATGTGGAAAGTATTGTAGAATTTCCAGCACCTACAAATTAGAAAGAATTACTGAGATTTTTGGGTATGGTTGGATATCATCGTAGGTTTTGCAAGAATTTTTCAAACTTATTGTCAAAGAAACTCAAATTTGTATGTAGTGATCGATTTGATATATCATTTGAACTGTATATAGATGCTAGTGACTTTGGAATTGGTGGAGTTTTTATGCAACAGAAAGATGATGTTGGCtttccaatttgttatttttcaaagaagtttcttTTATATCAGAAAAACTACAGTTCTATTGAAAAGGAAACTTTAGCATTGACTTTAAGTTTGAATCATGTTGTTACTTATTTGAGAGAAGCAGTGTTTACGGATCACATTCCCCTTGtatttttgcataagatgaaaaaaatgtaagCCAACGTTTGACAAGGTGGAGTCAtttgttacaagattataatCTGATCATtaaacatataagaggaaaggataatgcTGTAGCTGAAGCCTTGTCTCGTATTCAATttagtcatgagtcaactagtggctgactcatACCTCTTTTGGGAggggatgttacagttatctccccccTTTACCATAAATTGTTTCAGTTATCTATCATGTTTTGTTGAATTTCCTTCAGAAAGGATAAGTTCAATTTTCTAAGTTACATTATCCAGAGTAAATTATATTATTTTGAAGAATCTTATTATCGTGTGATACAATGTGAAAATTTGATCATTAGATTGTAAATAAATTCATAGTAGATATTCTTACTATTATTGCAAATAACGGAAGAACAAAGAATATATAAGAGACAAAATAAGATAATAGGAAGCATTCGTTTACAAGAATAGAGAAAGTGTTGGAATGTTTAAAAGATGttagtctctctttctctaaaaTGGCTTTATAGTAAGATGTAGTACAATGTTGTTGGGAAAATCTATAAAGTTAATCtttacacatctcagtcatttcaaatacTTTTGATATAAATTGAGGCCAGTATATTTGCCTAAGATTTGTTAAGTAAAATGAAGTAGAGGGAGATCAATGTATTAAGATCAAATTGCGTTTTTATGTTCAGAGAGAGCACATGTTGATTTTCGctatggtaaatatgtttttatatctttttaccAATGTGTTTGATATTTGACTAGCTTTACAAGAAAGAAAAGTGTATACATATCTAACGTCCGTCAGCTTTCAGATGATAGCCAGATGGTAGGGGAacctgtgtctagcccaaatctctcttaACAGAAGCCATTACATCAGAGCTCTAATTCAATGGGCATATGGGCTAATTACACACCCCTTTAAAATAAGGGGTGAGGCAAACGcaacactccattcttccacctccaatttggtctcccgcctctccttgttccctccgcctctgacacatatatcctttatcaatctctcctaacccattctctccatatgtccaaaccatttcaacacacccttctctgttctctcaaagacactctatttattaccctttcattacttaccatctcacaccacatgctgtcctcaaacagtacatctccagcacacccaccctcctctgtacaaccctatctatagcccatgcctcgcagccatataatattgttggatccactattccttcaaatatacccattttcactctccgagttaacattctctctttccacacatcgttcatcgttcccagaaccttcgttcctcACCTAACCTTTGACTTAACTCCACCTTAATtcgctgctaaacccactcccagatatctaaaatcctctaatttttctccacacAAACTCACATGCcaactatcttgtccctcaaccctgctgaacctaataaccttgctcttattttcatttactctcaactttctcctgtcacacactttcccaaaatcagttactaacttctgcagtttctcactcgagtcagctACCAACGtcggcgaataacaactgactcacttcaaaggcCCTCTCATAATcagtactcgcccctctctccaaaactgtagcaattaactccctaaccaccccatccataaataaattaaacaacaatggggacataacacacccctaccacacgtCGACCTTCACTatgaactaatcactctcctctcttcctacttttacatatgccttacacccttgataaaaacttctcactgcttttagcagcctACATCCCACACCGTataatccaaaaatgccacatataaattcATGTTTCTCTAAAAATTTCtcgcatacgttcttcaaagcaaacaactgatccacacatactctaccacttctgaagacaCATTGCTCTTTTCCAatttgattctctgtacatgccttcaccctctcaatcaatatccttccatgcaattttccaggaatgctcaacaaactcatgcctctgtggtttgtaacgctcacctttatccctttgcctttgtacattggtaacgtgcatgcattcctccaatccttaggcacttcgccatgattcatacatacactgaatatccttaccaaccaatcaacacagtcaccccctttattaataaattcaactgcaataccatccaaacccgccgccttgccggatttcatctttggcaaggctttcgccacctcttttctcttcaccgaaccactctccctgactttctcacttcgtacaccacccagaattaaacaccctacatctgccaccttatcatcaaacacattcaacataccttcaaaatactcactacatctcctcaggtcatcactacctgttatcacttctcccccccctccccctcccttgcctcctttcttactgttcccatttgttctcttgtctacacacgttatttacctcctctcaaacatctttttattttccctaaagtttaaaggtactctctcaccccaacccacgtttgccctctttttcaactcttgcacctttctcttgacctcctgctgctttctcctaCACATCTCGCTGCTATTTGCACTTCTTTGCaattatcgtccaaacgcctcttttttctctctcactaacagcattacttcttcaccccaccactccctaccctttctaatctgcccacctcctacctttctcatgtcacatgcatcctttgcacatgccatcactgcttccctaaatacatcccattcctcgccaaCTCCCCTCAAGTCATTTGTTCTTACCTCTTACCATTCTATAATGAatatctaataatactctcttaaACAAGTCTCCtctcaagctcatttactctaaccactcttttctccccaacattctctcttctttttgaaaacatttacaaatcttcaccttcgcttccacaagatagtgatcagacatcccaccagctgcccctctcagcacattagcatccaaaagtctctctcttacacgcctatcaattaatacataatctaataatgttctttgaccatctctcctactcacaatcaccaatctttttcagcacacaaatccaaaaggtcttcaccatttccattcacagcactgaataccctatgtacaccaattacactcatcttcgcatttaaatcgcccatcactaaaaGCCGGTCTCGTAcatgtagaatttacttccttacactttatcacatactcccacaattcctgttttaagagtattgctactccttcctcagctcttgtcctctcaccaacccctgactttactcccaagacttttccaaaccattctttccctttacccttgatgaCGGACTTTTGTTTGTGAAGTGAAATCCAGGCCGGTGAAGGGTAGATAGAAATGAAAGCAGATCAAGGAAATGATTAACACATTGTTTATacaccggcaaaaaaaaaagagggctgatgaagagaagcaagtattttgaaCATGTCAAGAGAACTGATATAAGGAATCGAGtccaagtgatgggtgatttgaataagaTAGTAAGTATGATTCGGGAATATCATTTATCCCGTGTTGCAAGTAGAAATGGTGGATAGCTTGCTAAGTTTTGTGCTTAATGAGGAATTTAGGAATGGtgttgaatttcataagaaatgGGGTGATCATATTCTTGACTGATTATCTAGGATTTCAGATTTTATGGCTAATGGTAAGATgtcagaggattggcggaatgtctcTAATAATACcgttgtataaaagaatgagggaCAAAAGTAAATGTTCAAGAGCAACTGGTAAATAGTAAGGGAAAGTGTTGATTGAAAGGTTGATATCGTGCACAGAGCTTcatactggggaggaacaatatggcttTAAGAGTGGTAAGAAATGTGTGGCTCAGGTATTTGCTCAAAGCAAAATAATGCGTAAGAAATACGTATAGAAATAGAAGTACTTgcatgtggcgtttatggatctggagaaattgtatgatagggttgatggaggtcTTTTCCGGAAAATGTCATGAATGTatagtgtaggaggaaagctccTTGAAGCAGTTAATAATTTTCAtaaagagagtaaggcatatgtaccaGTAGGTAGAGAAAAGAATGAGAGACTCCAGGTAAAGGTGAGTCTTCGGTAGaggtttaatttgcttatggatggggtagtgtgggaggtgaatgcCATAGTTTGGCACTGAGGAAAATTTTCTGTCGTACATATATGTATTCTACTGTAGCTTCTCATCTCTCCCTCAGTTTGGGATTCAGGCAGGTTTGGATTGCTGTAAATGAACCAGGTTAATTGTAGCTTATGTTCTCTCCAACAGTCTAacaccgagagagagaaagacaacaGATGCTGTACATAAACCGTCTGAATTGTGATTTATGTTCTCTTCCAGTGTCTGGAAGCCTGGATGGTGTTATACGTATACCAGCTGTACTTTAAGTTTATTTCTTCTCCTACAGTCTGGCGCCGATGGACAGTGGGTGCTGTATAGGAACCTGTTGTACTGGGGTCAGGGAATGGAGCGTATCAACACCTGGTATCGCCGAAGGTTCACCAGCCAGTTGGACCTCTTTGTCGATAAACTGTCAGACCTGCGGGGAGCCGTGGTTAAGGTTGGTTGACTATAGTTAAGGAAAGTTTGAATTCTGGGAAGCTGTTTTACTGTGTGAATCTGTGTGGTGTCACGCACCACGGTAGATAAACCATGGTAGCACTTACTGGAGTGATCTGAACCCAGTGGTTAGTGAGAACTAACATGGAATAACAGATATTACTGTATTACTGACTATCATGAGAGTACAAATTATCCTTGTCAAACGTTTCCGTAAATCTGCAGAGCGTATGTATCGCTGGTGCTCTCATCCCCAGGTATCGACCTTCATGTATGAACCGGTCATCTTCCTTCGCCGAGCAGAAAATGGGACGGTAGTGTCCCGCTATGGCATAGATATCGAGGTTGTCACTGCCATCGCTCGTGTTCTGAACATCACACTCGAGTTCAAGGAAACTCCAAAAGGTAACGCATAGTTTTCAGTGTTTTTATGATCATCAACAACACTCCAATTCAATATTACTCAATAAAGGTGCAAATTTATATATCCTCGAATTGCAGTATCCCCTGTTATGCACTGTGTATGTCAGTATGGTATAGTGATGATATAATTGCACATTGCTTCCAGACTACTTAGAGCAAAGCCAGACATCTCTTATGAGCGTGGGTCCCTTTGGTAGAAACTTTGTGTTCTAAGGGTAGAAGATATGAAAATGATCATAGTCGTAATTCAACACTTAACCATTCTCTATGTCTTAGAATTTTAAGTATAGCTATTAAAGAGGGTACCACATTGTTTTGTGGCTTCAGAAGTAGCACAGGGTGTGTGAACTAGATGCTTGCTATCAAAAATTTTCTGAGTCCTCGGGAAAGCGTATGTTGGGGTtaatagaaatgccttgtggaagatgaaacaaATACATGGCAAATGGCAAAACCGTTTAGATTTATGTATATTAGAACATTACATGTTCTGATACATAGACATTACCGAGATATCCCAAAAATGGTTTGCAGCGCCCTCGAGATTAGGGAGTGGGCGGCTTGTCTCACCCTTGTCGAATCCCTTTCCCACCTTTCCTCCCAGACCTGAACTACGTCATAAGCTTACACCTTTGGCTGATATTAGAGTTCTATCCCTACTTCCTTACGATGTGGATTGTACATTTAGTGATTCTGATTGTGCACTTTTAATTTTTCATCTGATGATGACTGATGCACTGGCGAAACGTCGTGTGTAATCCTGCATTTACTGAAATACGATATCCTCTGTCTGTTGAAAGCGGAGTTTCCAGGGTAGATTATTTACCAATCAATATCTTAATACTTCAggagagacttggggtgagaaGCTGGAAAATGGATCGTGGTTTGGACTGATGGGACAACTACAAAGGAACGAGGTTGAAATAGGACTTGCCAACCTGTTTGTGTCCAGTCACTGGTTGGAGGTGTTGGACTTAACTGCACCTTACGCACATGAGGTAACGTTATTcagatttcatttcttttttctgtacaGTTTCAATAAGACTCTCAATTATTCAATCACTCGCACGAGTACCAACCAATCTAGTACAGGAAAATAGTGGCAAATGTTCTTTTGTCCCTCTCAAAAAAGTTAATATAGTGTTTTAAGGGAGGCTTTTAGTTTGTTATGGATTAGAAATAATGGTAAATGCTCTTTTGTCTATCTTAATAAGAACTCTTAATATAGTCTATTAAATGAAGGATTTTGAGGAATGTGAAGAGATTCTCCCCCGTTGCATTAGCTACGGCTCAATGGAGGAAGAAATTAACAATGGATGCAGTCACTCCATGAAAAGTATTTGGTAGTAGATATCAGCTATGTTGAATTACGTTTGATTTCAGTTCTCAGAAATCTTCAAAAGGACTGGATCAGTGACTGAAAACGATTACCtcgggaaagatatgagagatgAACAAAGTGCATTGAGAAAGAAATGTAGTTATTAAGGAAAGATATCAAATTCAAAACAAATGTTGAAAATGCAGTCATAAGAGATACATCTGAAgttctttatgtatgtacgtggaaGAAGTGTACAGTAGAGCTGGAGGCGGCGATGGGTTTCAACCTGTGCCAGAGTGACTGGAAGAATACCTGACTTAAGCCGAAGGTTAGGGTTCGATAAGAGGACAGTATGTTTGTGGTTGGTTGATACTTCTACAGATGAGCTCATAGGGAGCAAGATGATAACACAAGTTGTTCATTTCGTTTTAAGGAAGTCATTCAGTTGAAAAATACCGAGTTTAGTTGGCAATACAAGAGAGGAATGACAGtacctttgaaaaaagaaataagaggtTTGTCAGAGGACAAAATTGCTACTGAGTGCCAACAGTTCCaaaggtattttattttttttccttaaggcTAGGAAGCGTTTTTGTTTGTTACTGGGTTTGATATTTCAAGGTACACGTGGGAAATTGTATCATGAAAGGAACTGACACCTGATCCTGAACTAATATCTGATTTGCTACCCACAGCCAAGTGTATAAATCCCGACCAAAATCTTTACCAGTTATGAAATATCTCGCAACACATATgagcaaccctcccccccccctaaaaaaaaaagaaaagatacaatCTCTCAACTCAGCGACAAAAATACTACGAAGTATAAAAGATCTAGAACAGCCTGTCAGCAAAATAAAAGAGGGCAATCCAGCAGGGTACAACTCTCCACAACTCCTCTGGACATCATCAGTCAATACTTGTACTCGATCACAGATAACGTGCTTCATGACCCGCGTGGAACCTCCGTTGCCTCACTGGCAAGCCCTGGCCTACCCCTTCCACAAATGGACCTGGTTGGCAGTCCTTGTTGGTCTCATTGTTTCGGGACCTCTTCTTTACCTCCTGGCCTGGTGCAGCAGTCGATGGTGAGGCAGTTTCTAATTCTGAGGTCAATGTATCTTAAATTGCTTACACCATACATGTCTTGTTAATCGTTGGCACATTCGACTTGAACtcgtttttcacttttttctgtgtgtgtgtgtctttgtgtgtgtgtgtgtgtgtgtgtgtgtgtgtgtgtgtgtgtgtgtgtgtgtgtgtgtgtgtgtgtgtgtgtgtgtgtgtgtgtgtgtgtgtgtgtgtgtctatgacaAAGTTTTAACTTCCTTTGTGTTTGGTTTCTACTGATTCATTGGAAGTGGCTCACATTTTCATTTTGAGTATGTTTAGTTTATTGTTCATGtgtcttcattttcatattgGTTTTGTGCACATGCCCTCACGttaacttgtttcatttttcttttcttcttgcaGTATCTAGAAATGCTCTGTTCATTTTATCTACACTTTCAAACTGTGTAAGCTTAATGTATCATCTCATGTCATTTATATGTTCTCCTTTATTCCTTCTTTTCAGTTCACACCCATTAGTTCCTCTCTACCATCCATAGTACAGAGTGAGGTCTCAAATGGTGACTACATCATCATTGATACCGTCTTCTACAAAGCTCCTGTATACACGTCTGCAAtcggaaaagagaaaaatgcATTCATGAGCATAGTGGAAGATATTCTAAATGACGCACACGCGAAAAATATTGGAACTACATAACATAGTAAAGATGACTGTCCAAGACTGCTGTTCCTCTACGCTATCAAATTTCTTACCCTTTTCTCTATCATCGCACCTCCGCAAGGGTGATGCTTGTTTGTCTGCTGTAACACAAATACTCCCATTGCTCGCCTCGTGGCTTAGATCACTCTGGGGATAGAGTAGAAAGAATACaacccatgtatttcctgcgtaccgttgaaggcgactaagacGCAATCTATACCCTCCAAGGTACCCTCCAAAGAAGATATGTTGGGATAGTTTTATTACTTCAAGTTTTATTTGAATGATTGATGAATAGTGAAAGATATATTGGATTTTTAAACAGAATACTTCCACAGCTGTACCCAAATGGAGACGGAGTTTTACAACATAAACCTCACTGTCAGAtctcaattaaaaaaaaaggacagtttTTGCGGAAGCAACGAAATAAATGTTCTCATATGGAGTATTTATTAGCAACTATAAAAACAGACTCAGGAAACAAGATGAGTACCCGCTATCAAGGTGTATGGTTCCATAATGAACAAATCCagaaaaaatattcttcataaatTGATCCTATGCTAAACTGGGTAAAGATGCTCTTAAAAGCAAGGTTAGGCACATGTTATCTGGCTGTTTTGTATAGGGAAGTATGACATGCCGTAAACTTGAATTATACAAGAAAAATTTCCAGAGAATCTCTTTTGTTCGAATTAATTTATACAGCATTCTATGCAAAACGATGTGTTCTTTTTACGTTCTTTGTCTCAGACACAACATTCGATTGGgggatgaaatatatacaaaACCTAGAGTAACGTCGTCGGAACGCTTGTAATTACAACCAGTATGCGCTAGATTCTATAACGATGCTCCCAATGGTTAAGAGGAAAATAAATGTGCAGACATGCTGAGAGGACACACATAATCATCATGAAATACTCAAGAACGAGGAGAAATTTCACTTCAATCCTTTCCACTTCATAATGGATTTCTGTAAAACTTGTTTTGCCTACTTTTTTATAAAGGAATAATATTATTCATTAGGAACGTTTGTGTTTTACTTTGTTTTATACTAAAACTTCCTGAGAATTCTATCAAAGAAGAACCAACGACTAATAAAAATCTGTTTTTTGGAACAGCGGTGGCGAGATAAGAAGCCTGCAGTCCCTCGGCTTCAGCTGTTATTATGCCTTCGGCCTGCATTTCTGTGAAGCCCATATTGACTTACCTCGCAAGACTAGCACACAGATCTTCGTCACGTTCCTCTGGCTGTATACCATGATACTGACTATAGTTTACTCCACTAACCTTATGTC harbors:
- the LOC139760232 gene encoding ionotropic receptor 21a-like; this translates as MERINTWYRRRFTSQLDLFVDKLSDLRGAVVKVSTFMYEPVIFLRRAENGTVVSRYGIDIEVVTAIARVLNITLEFKETPKGETWGEKLENGSWFGLMGQLQRNEVEIGLANLFVSSHWLEVLDLTAPYAHEITCFMTRVEPPLPHWQALAYPFHKWTWLAVLVGLIVSGPLLYLLAWCSSRCGGEIRSLQSLGFSCYYAFGLHFCEAHIDLPRKTSTQIFVTFLWLYTMILTIVYSTNLMSFLLVKKQPAMIETFKDLYESRLEVSSLGVMFRDGLAFASDPYLKSLTKVFKWYGDQTKIFPLLLQGKAVYLGNRKTLEFLLKNKFTRHGIPRVRIMKENYAPYSVAMALQRHSPLKRKLDELMGWIQQSGLVRQFFLNSLRQSASYERDDDGEDLGDDGGQRKLVEAEGVIPLSLDHMQGLFLITCTGWFLCFLSFIFEKTNAFGEKFKSIKAPILQS